From a single Lonchura striata isolate bLonStr1 chromosome 13, bLonStr1.mat, whole genome shotgun sequence genomic region:
- the DNAJA2 gene encoding dnaJ homolog subfamily A member 2 has protein sequence MANVADTKLYDILGVPPGASDNELKKAYRKLAKEYHPDKNPNAGDKFKEISFAYEVLSNPEKRELYDRYGEQGLREGSGSSGMDDIFSHIFGGGLFNFMGGQSRSRNGRRRGEDMVHPLKVSLEDLYNGKTTKLQLSKNVLCSACNGQGGKAGSVQKCNACRGRGVRIMIRQLAPGMVQQMQSVCSDCNGEGEVINEKDRCKKCEGKKVIKEVKILEVHVDKGMKHGQRITFSGEADQAPGVEPGDIVLLLQEKENEMFQRDVNDLHMTHKIGLVEALCGFQFTFKHLDGRQIVVKYPPGKVIEPGCVRVVRGEGMPQYRNPFEKGDLYIKFDVQFPENNWISPEKLSELEDLLPARPEFPNVIGDAEEVDLQEFDTTRGSGGGQRREAYNDSSDEESSHHGPGVQCAHQ, from the exons atGGCCAACGTGGCCGACACGAAGCTCTACGACATCCTGGGCGTGCCGCCCGGCGCCTCCGACAATGAACTCAAGAAG GCATACAGAAAACTGGCCAAGGAATACCATCCTGATAAGAATCCAAATGCAGGGGACAAA TTCAAAGAAATAAGCTTTGCCTATGAAGTATTGTCAAATCCTGAGAAACGTGAGCTGTATGATAGATATGGAGAGCAGGGGCTCCGGGAAGGGAGTGGAAGCAGTGGCATGGACGATATTTTCTCCCATATCTTTGGTGGTGGATTGTTCAATTTCATGGGTGGCCAGAGTAGAAGTCGCAATGGtagaagaagaggagaagatATGGTGCATCCACTCAA AGTCTCTTTAGAAGATCTCTATAATGGAAAGACAACTAAACTACAACTTAGCAAGAATGTCCTTTGTAGTGCATGTAACGG gcagggagggaaggctgGCTCCGTTCAGAAGTGCAACGcctgccggggccggggcgtGCGCATCATGATCCGGCAGCTGGCCCCGGGGATGGTGCAGCAGATGCAGTCCGTGTGCTCCGactgcaatggagaag GTGAAGTAATTAATGAAAAAGACCGCTGTAAAAAATGTGAAGGGAAGAAGGTGATCAAAGAGGTAAAAATACTTGAAGTCCATGTAGATAAAGGCATGAAACATGGGCAAAGAATTACATTCAGTGGAGAAGCAGATCAGGCTCCCGGCGTGGAACCAGGCGATATTGTCCTTTTACTCCAAGAGAAGGAGAATGAG ATGTTCCAGCGGGATGTGAATGACTTGCATATGACACACAAGATTGGACTTGTTGAAGCACTGTGTGGATTTCAGTTCACATTTAAGCACCTTGATGGACGTCAGATTGTGGTTAAATATCCTCCTGGAAAAGTAATTGAACCAG GTTGTGTTCGTGTAGTCAGAGGTGAAGGAATGCCACAGTATCGCAATCCTTTCGAGAAAGGGGATCTCTATATTAAATTTGATGTTCAGTTTCCTGAAAATAACTGGATTAGCCCAGAGAAGCTTTCA GAACTTGAAGATCTTCTGCCAGCTAGACCAGAATTTCCCAATGTAATTGGTGATGCAGAAGAGGTAGATCTTCAAGAATTTGATACCACTCGTGGTTCAGGTGGTGGCCAGAGACGTGAAGCTTATAATGATAGTTCTGATGAAGAAAGCAGCCATCATGGACCTGGGGTACAGTGTGCCCACCAGTAA